In the genome of Cryptomeria japonica chromosome 8, Sugi_1.0, whole genome shotgun sequence, one region contains:
- the LOC131060551 gene encoding pentatricopeptide repeat-containing protein At3g26782, mitochondrial: protein MSSIVNLNPKIRVLCGAGRLKEAVDILLTTHNTAVESSTYLHLLNSCVSKKALAEGKQIHSHINGRGITVSTNTFLQNAVINMYDKCGSLVDACQVFEKMTAPDVFSWNVMIVAHRRHGFPQQALKLFHQMQPTAVQPDQFTFSAIIPVCASLLSVNHGLQIHVKIIRYGLQSNVIVMNTLIDMYAKCGSIEKSRQVFDKMNNANAISWTAMITGYAHNGILDEALRIFKEMSGQDVVSWTAIIAGYAQNGLVGKALEMYKEMQLEGVKPNSATFTSMLPACAKMGDLKHGMEIHQTIIEIGFLLDVVVMTALIDMYIKCGSLRKANNLFEKMRQRNAVSWNTMIAGYAKMGFAEIAWQMLNQMQLVGIKPDSSTFAIVLPSCAKLGALEEGMEIHQKITEIGFFSDVTVVNSLIDMYAKCGKIQKAYKLFIGMSQRNVVSWNTMVFGYVQNGLVEKALEVFKRMQIAGMKQDLSTFSSILPACARLGALELGMEIHQKVFKSGLMSDDVVRTALIDMYVKCGSMQKACQLFNKMPQQDVISWTAIAAGYVQNGLVEKAVDVFKQMQLAGIKPDSSTFASILPAFAKLGALERGMEIHQKIIESMFLSDIVVVNALIDMYAKCGSIQKARDLFDNIDHPDVASWNAMISGYAMHGYSEDASKLFELMRRSGVKLDHVSFVGILFACSHAGLVDEGCTYFNHMRYTYCILPRMDHYVCMVDLLGRADYLEEALNFTIKMPIKPDPVVWVCLLSACRSHKNLGLGEFVAILLLELDLKNAAPYVLLSNMYAEVGRWADVQKVRKLMKNTGNKKTPGCSWIEVHKTIHVFSVGDKSHPQIQEIYAKLEKLSWEMKAAGYIMDRRPVLNDVEDEEKELILCHHSEKLAIAFGLLNTSPGTTIRIVKNLRVCGDCHNATKIISKIVEREIVVRDANRFHHFKHGKCSCGDYC from the coding sequence ATGTCATCCATTGTCAATCTCAATCCCAAAATCAGAGTACTCTGTGGAGCGGGTCGCTTGAAAGAAGCCGTAGACATTCTGCTTACTACCCACAACACTGCTGTAGAATCTTCTACCTATCTTCATCTGTTGAACTCCTGCGTTTCTAAAAAGGCACTTGCAGAGGGTAAGCAAATCCATTCTCACATCAATGGAAGGGGTATTACAGTCTCCACAAACACATTTTTACAAAATGCAGTTATCAACATGTATGACAAGTGCGGAAGTTTGGTGGATGCGTGCCAAGTTTTTGAGAAGATGACTGCACCAGACGTCTTCTCATGGAATGTGATGATTGTAGCTCACAGAAGGCATGGCTTTCCTCAACAGGCGTTGAAACTGTTTCATCAAATGCAACCAACAGCAGTCCAACCTGATCAGTTTACCTTCTCCGCCATTATTCCTGTATGTGCCAGCCTGTTATCTGTAAACCATGGTCTGCAGATCCATGTAAAGATCATTAGATATGGACTTCAATCAAACGTTATTGTGATGAATACCCTgatagatatgtatgcaaaatgcggAAGCATAGAGAAATcacgccaagtgtttgacaaaatgaatAATGCAAACGCGATCTCGTGGACTGCCATGATCACTGGATATGCTCATAATGGTATTCTTGATGAGGCTTTAAGGATTTTTAAAGAGATGTCTGGACAGGATGTGGTGTCATGGACTGCAATTATTGCTGGATATGCCCAAAATGGGCTTGTTGGGAAAGCCTTGGAGATGTATAAGGAAATGCAATTGGAAGGTGTGAAACCGAACTCAGCAACCTTCACCAGCATGCTTCCAGCGtgcgccaaaatgggagatttgaaaCATGGTATGGAAATCCATCAGACTATAATTGAAATTGGATTCTTGTTGGATGTTGTAGTAATGACCGCACTTATAGACATGTATATAAAATGTGGAAGCCTGCGGAAGGCAAACAATTTGTTTGAGAAAATGCGTCAACGAAATGCAGTCTCGTGGAATACCATGATTGCAGGTTATGCAAAAATGGGGTTTGCTGAAATAGCTTGGCAGATGCTTAACCAAATGCAATTGGTGGGTATAAAGCCAGATTCGTCAACCTTTGCCATTGTCCTTCCATCGTGTGCCAAACTTGGAGCTCTCGAAGAGGGTATGGAAATCCATCAGAAAATAACTGAAATAGGTTTCTTTTCAGATGTTACTGTTGTGAATTCCCTAATAGACATGTACGCAAAGTGTGGAAAGATACAAAAGGCATACAAATTGTTTATTGGGATGTCTCAGCGGAATGTGGTCTCCTGGAATACGATGGTTTTCGGATATGTACAAAATGGGCTCGTTGAAAAAGCGTTAGAGGTTTTTAAGCGAATGCAAATTGCAGGCATGAAGCAGGATTTGtcaaccttttccagcatccttcCAGCTTGTGCCAGACTTGGAGCTCTAGAACTAGGTATGGAAATCCATCAAAAAGTATTCAAAAGTGGATTGATGTCAGATGATGTAGTTAGGACCGCCTTGATAGACATGTACGTAAAATGTGGAAGCATGCAGAAGGCATGCCAATTGTTCAACAAAATGCCTCAGCAGGATGTGATTTCGTGGACAGCAATCGCTGCTGGATATGTCCAAAATGGACTTGTTGAAAAAGCAGTGGATgtttttaagcaaatgcaattggctggtATAAAACCAGACTCATCTACGTTTGCAAGCATCCTCCCAGCTTTTGCCAAACTCGGAGCTCTGGAACGGGGTATGGAAATCCATCAAAAGATTATTGAAAGTATGTTTTTATCAGATATTGTAGTTGTgaatgctctgatagacatgtatgcaaaatgtggcagCATACAGAAGGCACGTGATTTGTTTGATAACATAGACCATCCGGATGTggcctcatggaatgcaatgatttcaGGATATGCAATGCATGGCTATAGTGAGGATGCCTCTAAACTTTTTGAACTAATGAGGCGCTCTGGAGTCAAGCTTGACCATGTAAGTTTTGTTGGTATATTATTTGCATGCAGCCATGCAGGCCTGGTAGATGAGGGCTGTACATACTTCAATCATATGAGATACACTTATTGCATTTTACCTAGAATGGATCATTATGTAtgcatggttgaccttcttggtcgTGCTGACTATCTTGAGGAAGCACTAAATTTCACCATTAAAATGCCAATAAAACCTGATCCGGTTGTCTGGGTGTGTTTGCTCAGTGCTTGTAGATCACATAAGAATTTAGGTCTAGGAGAATTTGTGGCAATACTTCTTTTGGAGTTGGATCTGAAAAATGCTGCACCTTATGTTCTCCTGTCAAACATGTATGCAGAAGTGGGGAGGTGGGCTGATGTTCAGAAGGTAAGAAAATTAATGAAAAATACAGGAAATAAGAAGACACCTGGATGTAGTTGGATCGAAGTCCATAAAACAATACATGTTTTTAGTGTAGGAGACAAATCACACCCACAAATACAAGAGATCTATGCAAAATTGGAAAAATTGTCTTGGGAGATGAAAGCAGCAGGGTATATCATGGATAGAAGACCTGTATTAAATGATGTTGAGGACGAGGAAAAGGAATTAATTCTCTGTCACCATAGCGAGAAGTTGGCAATTGCCTTCGGATTGTTAAACACGTCCCCTGGAACAACTATTAGAATTGTTAAGAACCTTAGAGTATGTGGTGACTGCCACAATGCAACCAAGATTATCTCCAAGATTGTTGAAAGAGAAATAGTTGTAAGAGATGCAAACCGTTTCCATCATTTCAAACATGGAAAATGTTCCTGTGGAGATTATTGTTGA